In the Lysinibacillus sp. PLM2 genome, one interval contains:
- a CDS encoding ABC transporter ATP-binding protein: protein MSKVLLEVANLKKYFPIHTGVLSVNKSYVKAVDDLSFKVREGETLGIVGESGCGKSTTGRTIMRLIEPTEGSIKFDGVELSTLSKKEMRNTRRDIQMVFQDPYASLNPRHSVEKILEEPLIVHGLGSSSERKQKVHELLGIVGLSVHHAKRYPHQFSGGQRQRIGIARALMTNPKLIIADEPVSALDVSIQSQVLNLMQKLQEDLKLTYIFISHDLGVVRHISDKVGVMYLGRMVELADSESLYKEPLHPYTQALLSAVPIPDPEFNREQILLKGDIPSPSNPPTGCSFHSRCPYVMDKCKVEIPKFVDVQSGHSVACHLYNEPQQ from the coding sequence ATGTCGAAAGTATTGTTGGAAGTAGCTAACTTAAAAAAGTACTTTCCTATTCATACAGGGGTGCTTTCTGTAAATAAATCTTATGTTAAGGCTGTCGATGACTTATCTTTCAAGGTTCGTGAAGGAGAGACGTTAGGTATTGTAGGTGAATCTGGTTGTGGGAAATCTACAACTGGTAGAACAATTATGAGGCTAATAGAGCCCACGGAAGGTTCAATAAAATTCGATGGAGTAGAGCTCTCCACTCTATCAAAAAAAGAAATGCGAAATACTCGTAGGGATATCCAAATGGTGTTTCAGGATCCTTATGCATCATTAAATCCTCGTCATTCTGTTGAAAAAATTCTTGAAGAGCCATTGATTGTTCACGGTTTAGGTTCTTCTTCGGAAAGAAAACAGAAAGTGCATGAGCTACTGGGGATTGTTGGATTAAGTGTTCACCATGCAAAACGTTATCCCCATCAGTTTAGTGGTGGGCAAAGACAACGCATTGGTATTGCCCGTGCACTTATGACGAATCCAAAGTTAATAATTGCTGATGAACCAGTATCTGCTTTAGATGTTTCGATTCAATCCCAAGTATTAAATTTAATGCAAAAGCTACAAGAGGATTTGAAATTAACATATATTTTTATATCACATGACCTTGGGGTTGTTAGACATATCTCTGACAAAGTAGGAGTGATGTATTTAGGTAGAATGGTAGAGCTTGCAGATAGTGAATCCCTTTATAAAGAACCGTTACACCCATATACACAGGCACTACTTTCTGCTGTACCGATACCAGATCCTGAGTTTAATAGAGAACAGATACTCCTAAAAGGTGATATTCCAAGTCCTTCAAATCCACCAACAGGTTGCTCTTTTCATTCAAGATGTCCATATGTAATGGATAAGTGTAAAGTTGAAATCCCTAAATTTGTAGACGTTCAAAGTGGTCACTCTGTTGCGTGTCATTTATATAATGAACCGCAGCAATGA
- the oppD_3 gene encoding peptide ABC transporter ATP-binding protein, giving the protein MERKVLLEVKDLETTFFTSEGKVPAVDKINFQVFDGEILGIVGESGCGKSVTSLSIMGLVPSPPGKITSGEIYFNKVDLTKLSERKMRKVRGNDIAMIFQEPMTSLNPLYTIGNQLIEAILLHNKRWSKKEAKSKAIEMMKLVGLPRPEELMKDYPHQLSGGMRQRVMIAMALVCNPKLLIADEPTTALDVTIQAQILKLIKELNDRLQMAVLLITHDLGVVAKTCHRVIVMYAGQIVEEATVHEIFKNPQHPYTLGLIKSVPDMRYKKDTLYSIPGNVPKPGSIEVGCRFASRCEFAMERCANENPALYEVSAESNHRARCFLLEEKGGFSNVESIVGSS; this is encoded by the coding sequence ATGGAACGAAAAGTACTGTTAGAAGTAAAGGACCTAGAAACAACTTTTTTTACAAGCGAAGGAAAAGTACCAGCTGTTGATAAAATAAATTTCCAAGTATTTGATGGAGAAATTCTTGGTATTGTTGGTGAATCGGGTTGTGGGAAAAGTGTCACATCCTTATCGATTATGGGATTAGTTCCATCTCCGCCAGGAAAGATTACTTCTGGAGAAATCTATTTTAACAAAGTGGATTTAACAAAGCTTTCCGAGAGAAAAATGCGTAAAGTTCGTGGGAATGATATTGCGATGATTTTCCAAGAACCAATGACATCACTAAATCCACTTTATACAATCGGCAATCAATTGATTGAAGCAATTTTACTGCATAACAAAAGATGGTCAAAAAAAGAGGCGAAATCCAAGGCAATTGAAATGATGAAGCTTGTCGGTCTACCTCGCCCAGAAGAATTGATGAAGGATTACCCACATCAATTATCTGGTGGTATGAGACAAAGAGTAATGATTGCGATGGCTTTAGTATGTAATCCGAAATTATTAATTGCTGATGAGCCGACTACCGCTTTAGATGTAACAATACAAGCTCAAATATTGAAATTAATAAAGGAATTAAATGATAGGTTGCAGATGGCTGTTTTATTAATTACACATGATTTAGGGGTTGTGGCAAAAACCTGTCATCGAGTTATTGTTATGTACGCGGGTCAAATTGTTGAAGAAGCAACTGTGCATGAAATCTTTAAAAATCCACAGCATCCTTATACATTGGGCTTAATCAAGTCCGTACCAGATATGCGATATAAAAAAGACACGCTGTACTCAATCCCGGGGAATGTCCCAAAGCCAGGATCAATAGAAGTAGGATGTCGCTTTGCCTCTCGTTGCGAATTTGCAATGGAACGCTGTGCGAATGAAAATCCAGCCCTTTATGAAGTGAGTGCTGAAAGTAATCATAGAGCAAGATGCTTTTTACTTGAAGAGAAAGGAGGATTTTCAAATGTCGAAAGTATTGTTGGAAGTAGCTAA
- the ygaD gene encoding putative multidrug export ATP-binding/permease protein YgaD → MGSIRRYMRFVKPYRWEILLTIGIGILKFAIPLFIPFLTKIVIDDIILEDSLSYEEKMTQLFYWLGGTIIVFFIVRPPIEYYRQYFAQHVGNKVLFDIRKELFGHLQKLSLKYYANTRAGEVISRVINDVEQTKNFIMIGLMNLWLDMATILIVIAIMLTMDVQLTIIAIISLPLFAISVKYFFSKLRDLTRKRSQALAGVQSYLHERVSGISIIKSFALEKHEQKIFDKENGEFLDRSLDHTVWNAKSFAVVNTITDIAPLLVIGFAGFVAINENLSVGTMAAFMGYIERLYSPLRRLINSSTTLTQSIASMDRMFELMDEEYDVQNKPNAKPISSVKGQVDFDQVTFKYEEEGNTILNNISFHIKPGETAAFVGMSGGGKSTIVSLLPRFYDVTSGAVKIDGMNVSNVNIHSLREQIGIVLQDNILFSDTVKQNILMGRPDATDEEVIEAAKAANAHDFIMSLPNGYDTKVGERGVKLSGGQKQRVAIARVFLKNPPILVLDEATSALDLESEALIQESIERLAHNRTTIIIAHRLSTITHADKIFVIDHGELVEEGTHETLMQKQGIYHDLFQIQKLN, encoded by the coding sequence TTGGGCAGTATAAGACGCTATATGCGATTTGTAAAACCATATCGATGGGAAATTTTATTAACAATTGGAATCGGTATATTAAAATTTGCAATCCCTTTATTTATTCCATTCCTAACTAAAATCGTCATTGACGATATTATTTTAGAGGATTCATTATCCTATGAAGAGAAAATGACTCAATTGTTTTATTGGTTAGGTGGAACAATTATTGTGTTTTTCATCGTTCGTCCGCCAATTGAATATTATCGTCAATACTTCGCACAGCATGTTGGGAACAAAGTATTGTTTGATATTAGAAAAGAATTGTTCGGTCATTTGCAAAAATTAAGCTTAAAATATTACGCCAATACTCGTGCTGGAGAAGTCATTTCAAGAGTAATAAATGACGTTGAACAGACGAAAAACTTTATAATGATTGGATTAATGAACTTATGGTTAGATATGGCGACAATCTTGATTGTTATCGCAATTATGTTAACGATGGACGTTCAGCTAACAATCATAGCTATCATTTCATTACCGTTATTTGCAATAAGTGTAAAATACTTTTTCAGTAAGCTAAGAGATTTAACACGCAAACGATCACAAGCGTTAGCAGGTGTTCAAAGCTATTTGCATGAACGGGTTAGCGGTATAAGTATTATTAAAAGCTTTGCGCTCGAAAAACATGAGCAAAAAATCTTTGATAAAGAAAATGGCGAATTTTTAGATCGTTCCTTAGATCATACCGTTTGGAATGCAAAATCCTTTGCAGTAGTTAATACAATTACAGATATTGCTCCTCTTTTAGTTATTGGTTTTGCAGGTTTTGTAGCTATTAATGAAAATCTATCTGTAGGAACAATGGCTGCTTTTATGGGATATATTGAACGGCTCTATAGTCCGTTGCGAAGATTGATTAATTCATCTACAACCCTAACTCAGTCTATCGCCTCTATGGATCGTATGTTTGAGCTTATGGATGAAGAATATGATGTGCAAAATAAGCCAAATGCAAAGCCGATATCTTCTGTTAAAGGTCAAGTAGATTTTGATCAAGTGACATTTAAATATGAAGAAGAAGGTAATACAATCTTAAATAACATTAGTTTTCATATTAAACCGGGAGAAACAGCCGCTTTTGTTGGGATGAGTGGTGGAGGAAAATCAACCATTGTAAGTCTACTTCCACGTTTTTATGATGTCACAAGCGGTGCGGTGAAAATTGATGGAATGAACGTATCTAATGTAAATATCCATTCCTTACGGGAACAGATCGGAATCGTACTTCAAGATAACATTTTATTTAGTGATACAGTTAAGCAAAATATATTAATGGGTAGACCTGATGCCACAGATGAAGAAGTGATTGAGGCAGCGAAGGCAGCAAATGCCCATGACTTCATCATGTCACTGCCAAATGGTTATGATACAAAAGTCGGGGAACGAGGTGTTAAACTATCTGGTGGACAAAAACAAAGAGTTGCAATTGCTCGTGTTTTCTTGAAAAATCCACCTATATTAGTATTGGATGAAGCGACTTCTGCCCTTGACTTAGAAAGTGAAGCACTTATTCAGGAATCCATTGAACGTTTAGCCCATAATCGTACAACAATCATCATTGCCCATCGTCTTTCTACAATTACCCATGCAGATAAAATCTTTGTTATTGATCATGGTGAATTAGTAGAAGAAGGAACCCATGAAACATTAATGCAAAAACAAGGTATTTATCATGACCTATTCCAAATACAGAAACTTAATTAA
- a CDS encoding UPF0374 protein produces MAIPLEGETIQIHSYKHNGQIHRVWQETMVLKGTRNIFIGANERTLVTESDGRTWLTREPSICYFHAEHWFNIICMLREDGVYYYCNMSSPYIFDNNAIKYIDYDLDIKVFPDMTYTLLDEDEYDQHKKEMSYPEVIDKILKRNVNKLVSWIKQRRGPFAPDFIEVWTNRYLFNKEMQSSNE; encoded by the coding sequence ATGGCAATACCGTTAGAAGGAGAAACGATACAAATACATAGCTATAAACATAATGGACAAATTCATCGTGTTTGGCAGGAGACGATGGTGTTAAAAGGAACGAGAAATATATTCATCGGTGCAAATGAAAGGACCCTTGTTACAGAATCTGATGGACGAACATGGTTAACGAGAGAACCTTCCATTTGCTATTTCCACGCTGAACATTGGTTCAATATTATTTGTATGTTACGTGAAGATGGAGTTTACTACTACTGTAATATGAGTTCACCCTATATATTTGATAATAATGCGATAAAATATATTGATTACGACCTCGATATTAAAGTATTTCCCGATATGACATATACATTACTGGACGAAGATGAGTATGATCAACATAAAAAGGAAATGAGTTATCCAGAAGTAATAGATAAAATATTGAAACGTAATGTGAATAAATTAGTAAGCTGGATAAAACAAAGAAGAGGACCTTTTGCGCCTGACTTTATCGAAGTTTGGACGAATCGCTATTTATTTAACAAAGAAATGCAATCATCAAATGAATAA
- a CDS encoding A/G-specific adenine glycosylase: MKYPYINEFSSTLVDWYYKEKRDLPWRHTTDPYKIWVSEVMLQQTRVDTVIPYYHRFINKYPTLESLAYAPQEELLKMWEGLGYYSRARNLQIGVREVVEKYNSKVPNNRHDITKLKGVGPYTAGAILSIAYNEPEHAVDGNVMRVLSRVLHIKEDIALSKTKKVFEEAVTQLIFKKDPGSFNQALMDLGAQICTPTSPKCLLCPVREYCLAFQEGKPEELPIKTKKQKNKKIKYDIYIAIDEDGKYLLQKRPNEGLLANMWEFPMVEIEKENILKTYEIFQKSYNLNITDFINEQLLKFKHVFSHLTWEMDCHLVQVQKTSKLPKEANFYTIDEITKLPMSVPMIRILNILK, encoded by the coding sequence GTGAAATATCCATATATCAATGAATTTTCCTCAACTCTTGTTGACTGGTACTATAAAGAAAAACGTGATTTACCATGGAGACATACAACTGATCCCTATAAAATCTGGGTTTCAGAAGTTATGTTACAACAAACACGAGTTGATACAGTAATACCTTATTACCACCGTTTTATTAATAAATACCCTACACTAGAATCATTAGCCTATGCCCCGCAAGAAGAACTACTAAAAATGTGGGAAGGTCTAGGCTATTATTCTAGAGCCCGTAATTTACAAATAGGCGTACGCGAAGTGGTTGAAAAATATAATAGCAAAGTACCTAATAATCGTCACGATATTACAAAATTAAAAGGCGTCGGTCCATATACAGCTGGTGCCATATTAAGTATTGCTTACAATGAGCCTGAACATGCGGTCGATGGAAATGTTATGCGTGTTTTAAGTAGAGTGCTACATATAAAAGAAGACATCGCTCTTTCTAAAACGAAAAAGGTTTTTGAAGAAGCTGTAACACAATTGATTTTTAAAAAGGATCCTGGTTCCTTCAATCAAGCGTTAATGGATTTAGGTGCACAAATATGTACACCAACTTCTCCCAAATGTTTACTTTGTCCGGTCAGAGAATATTGTCTAGCTTTTCAAGAAGGAAAACCAGAGGAGCTTCCGATTAAAACAAAAAAACAAAAAAACAAAAAAATTAAATATGACATATACATTGCTATAGATGAAGATGGTAAATATCTTTTGCAAAAACGACCAAACGAAGGATTGCTTGCAAACATGTGGGAATTCCCTATGGTTGAAATAGAAAAAGAAAACATATTAAAAACATATGAAATTTTTCAAAAAAGTTATAATTTGAATATCACGGATTTTATAAATGAACAATTATTGAAATTTAAGCATGTATTTTCCCATTTAACTTGGGAAATGGATTGTCACTTAGTACAAGTTCAAAAGACATCAAAGCTTCCAAAAGAAGCTAATTTCTATACAATTGATGAAATAACAAAGCTACCTATGTCTGTGCCGATGATAAGGATTTTGAATATTCTGAAATGA
- a CDS encoding membrane protein — protein MDSGTHLVMGVALGGLALVDPVVANNSMTFGAVMAGTLLGSQAPDIDTVLKLRNNAVYIRHHRGITHSIPAVILWPLAITGLLSLIVPDANAFHIWLWTFLAVFLHVFVDIFNAYGTQALRPFSKKWVALGVINTFDPLIFGIHCLGIVLWVFGANPVITFGLIYVIIIFYYFSRFAVQAAVKQAVRNTIQDEDFVIVAPTMRFFNWRVAAKSKTHYYVGRAYGRTVNIHDKIEIHPIPKTPLVDKALSDSNLAAFLSFSPLYNWEISELPNGLTEVRLIDLRYRSNDRYPFVAVAHVDEELNIVNSYTGWIYSEDKLQRKLQIGSS, from the coding sequence TTGGACTCAGGCACACATTTAGTAATGGGCGTTGCATTGGGTGGATTAGCATTAGTAGACCCAGTAGTTGCGAATAATTCAATGACCTTTGGCGCTGTGATGGCAGGTACTCTTCTTGGTTCACAAGCACCAGATATTGACACTGTATTAAAACTAAGAAATAACGCTGTATATATTCGGCATCATCGTGGTATTACCCATTCAATACCGGCAGTTATTTTATGGCCTCTAGCAATTACAGGTCTATTATCACTGATCGTACCAGATGCGAATGCCTTTCATATATGGCTTTGGACTTTTTTAGCAGTATTTTTACATGTATTTGTTGATATATTCAATGCATATGGAACACAGGCATTGCGACCTTTTTCAAAGAAGTGGGTAGCTCTCGGTGTCATTAATACATTCGATCCGTTAATATTCGGTATACATTGCCTCGGCATTGTACTTTGGGTATTTGGAGCAAATCCAGTTATTACATTTGGGCTGATATATGTTATTATCATCTTTTACTATTTCTCAAGATTTGCTGTGCAGGCTGCGGTAAAACAAGCAGTTCGAAACACGATACAGGATGAGGATTTTGTTATTGTTGCTCCTACAATGCGTTTCTTTAACTGGAGAGTTGCTGCAAAATCTAAAACCCATTATTACGTTGGTAGGGCTTATGGGCGTACAGTGAATATTCACGATAAAATTGAAATTCACCCAATTCCTAAAACCCCACTAGTGGATAAAGCCTTATCAGACTCAAATTTAGCGGCTTTCCTTTCTTTTTCTCCTCTTTATAATTGGGAGATTTCCGAACTACCAAACGGATTAACAGAAGTACGACTAATTGATTTGCGCTATCGCAGTAATGATCGTTATCCTTTTGTTGCAGTCGCGCATGTTGATGAAGAGTTAAACATTGTGAATTCCTATACAGGCTGGATATATAGTGAAGATAAACTTCAAAGAAAACTACAAATAGGCTCAAGCTAA
- the yfhH gene encoding hypothetical protein, protein MEKSYAQMSEHELREEIAKLKEKARKAEQLGILNEFAVYERKAIMAASYLMDPKSIEKGEIYRIDGAPGEFFKVEYLKGRFAWGYRLGGEQFEEALPIALLQPTKVGK, encoded by the coding sequence ATGGAAAAGAGCTATGCACAAATGTCCGAGCACGAGCTAAGAGAGGAAATTGCAAAGCTTAAGGAAAAAGCAAGAAAAGCCGAACAGCTGGGTATTCTAAATGAATTTGCTGTATATGAAAGAAAAGCAATAATGGCGGCTAGCTATTTAATGGATCCGAAAAGCATTGAAAAAGGCGAAATTTACCGTATTGATGGTGCGCCAGGTGAATTTTTCAAGGTGGAATATTTAAAAGGTCGTTTTGCGTGGGGATATCGACTTGGTGGAGAACAATTTGAAGAAGCGTTACCGATTGCATTATTACAACCGACGAAAGTGGGGAAATAA
- the recX gene encoding regulatory protein RecX: MQAISKIARQKNNPERYNIYLNDQYAFAVDESTLIKFGLTKGKVLDQFEIDEITYEDEIAKAFNRALNFLSFQMRSEYEVKKKLLDIGFGEAVTIEAIRKLEKLGFLNDETYSKALLETKKKTAKKGPKAIKQDLIKKGIDKKTQEKVLNTFTYEDQLEIAKDLARKTVKSNAIKTPSQVKQKIQELLMRKGYSFDIINQILDQIDLQREDEDWQQMIEQQGEKLWKKYSAKFTGNELRMKIKQALYQKGFPIDVIEGFIEEKESE; the protein is encoded by the coding sequence ATGCAAGCCATATCAAAAATTGCCCGTCAAAAAAACAATCCTGAACGGTATAATATATATTTAAATGATCAATATGCATTTGCAGTTGATGAGTCAACACTAATAAAGTTTGGCTTAACAAAAGGAAAAGTACTCGACCAATTTGAAATTGATGAAATTACATATGAGGATGAAATCGCTAAAGCCTTTAATCGAGCACTTAATTTTCTAAGTTTTCAAATGCGAAGTGAATATGAAGTGAAAAAGAAATTGCTTGATATTGGTTTTGGAGAGGCAGTAACCATTGAGGCGATACGAAAATTGGAAAAACTCGGATTTCTTAATGATGAAACCTATTCAAAAGCACTGCTTGAGACGAAAAAGAAAACCGCAAAAAAAGGTCCTAAAGCTATAAAGCAGGATTTGATAAAAAAAGGTATTGATAAAAAAACACAAGAAAAAGTACTAAATACATTTACATATGAAGATCAATTAGAAATAGCGAAGGATTTGGCTCGAAAGACCGTCAAATCAAATGCTATTAAAACACCTTCGCAAGTAAAACAAAAAATACAGGAACTGTTAATGCGAAAAGGGTATTCCTTCGATATAATAAATCAAATACTTGACCAAATTGACTTGCAGCGAGAAGATGAAGATTGGCAACAAATGATCGAGCAACAAGGTGAAAAGTTGTGGAAAAAATACTCCGCAAAATTTACTGGCAATGAACTGCGTATGAAAATAAAACAAGCTTTATATCAAAAGGGTTTTCCGATAGATGTGATTGAAGGATTTATCGAAGAAAAGGAGAGCGAATAA
- the pdaA gene encoding peptidoglycan-N-acetylmuramic acid deacetylase PdaA produces MWKHHILGSMLVAIVVALAFTFAPSNTAYAKTYNWGFTKSKDGKPADAGHELETVLKEYDSIYKGRPDEKVIYLTFDNGFENGYTESILDTLKEENVKATFFLTGHYLKSATDLVKRMIDEGHTIGNHSYGHPNMANLPEEKMVDEWKKFDKLLKELTGVDRTHFVRPPEGVFSEKVLEIGNRHGYRHIFWSIAFVDWDKNSQKGWEYAYDELMKQLHPGGIILMHTVAKHNADAMPKFIQEAKKQGYRFGTLEELVTDFTLKRDN; encoded by the coding sequence ATGTGGAAACATCACATTTTAGGTAGTATGTTAGTCGCCATTGTAGTTGCTTTGGCTTTTACATTCGCTCCATCAAATACTGCATATGCGAAAACTTATAATTGGGGATTTACTAAATCTAAAGACGGAAAACCCGCGGACGCGGGTCATGAGTTAGAGACGGTATTAAAGGAATATGACTCCATTTATAAAGGAAGACCCGATGAAAAAGTTATCTACCTAACCTTTGATAACGGTTTTGAAAATGGGTATACAGAAAGTATATTAGATACTTTAAAAGAGGAAAATGTAAAAGCAACATTTTTCTTAACAGGGCATTATTTAAAAAGTGCAACGGACCTTGTTAAACGTATGATTGATGAAGGACATACGATTGGAAATCATTCATACGGTCATCCGAATATGGCCAACTTACCTGAGGAGAAAATGGTTGATGAGTGGAAAAAGTTCGATAAATTATTAAAAGAGCTTACGGGCGTGGATCGTACTCATTTTGTTCGTCCTCCTGAAGGGGTATTTAGCGAAAAAGTATTAGAAATTGGAAATCGTCATGGATATCGACATATTTTCTGGTCTATTGCATTTGTAGACTGGGATAAAAATTCTCAAAAAGGTTGGGAATATGCTTACGATGAACTAATGAAGCAATTACATCCTGGTGGAATCATTCTAATGCATACGGTAGCGAAACATAATGCGGATGCAATGCCAAAGTTCATCCAAGAGGCAAAAAAACAAGGCTACCGATTTGGTACACTTGAAGAGTTAGTAACCGACTTTACTTTAAAAAGAGATAATTAA
- the ribH gene encoding 6,7-dimethyl-8-ribityllumazine synthase, whose product MGKVFEAQLIGTDLKIGIVVGRFNEFITSKLLDGAIDGLKRHGVHEDNIDIAWVPGAFEVPFISKQMVETNQYDAVIGLGTVIRGATSHYDYVCSESAKGIAKVSLDTNVPVIFGIVTTENIEQAIERAGTKAGNKGYDSAVSAIEMANLNQMFKK is encoded by the coding sequence ATGGGAAAAGTATTTGAAGCGCAATTAATTGGTACAGATTTGAAAATTGGAATTGTAGTAGGTAGGTTTAATGAATTCATCACAAGTAAATTATTAGATGGCGCTATAGATGGGCTAAAAAGGCATGGTGTGCATGAAGATAATATTGATATTGCATGGGTGCCAGGAGCATTCGAAGTGCCATTCATTTCAAAACAAATGGTTGAAACAAATCAATATGATGCTGTTATTGGTTTAGGAACCGTTATACGAGGGGCTACTTCACACTATGATTATGTATGTAGCGAATCCGCAAAAGGAATTGCAAAGGTTTCATTAGATACAAATGTACCAGTAATTTTTGGTATTGTAACTACTGAAAATATTGAACAGGCAATTGAACGAGCTGGTACGAAGGCAGGAAATAAAGGATATGATTCAGCCGTTTCTGCTATCGAAATGGCTAATCTGAATCAAATGTTTAAAAAATAA
- the ribE gene encoding riboflavin synthase subunit alpha, with amino-acid sequence MFTGIIEELGKVTALRKDDVSMEITFHCNKILSDANLGDSISVNGVCLTITNFTKNEMTVDVMPETVKATNIHKLKIGDYVNLERAMAANGRFGGHIVAGHVDGVGIIRSIKPVANAVYIEIEASKDLTENCIPKGSITIDGTSLTLFKVSEQSLTISLIPHTYTETILGKKKVGDQVNIETDLLGKYVLHHLGNIDKKSNITIDFLRKNGF; translated from the coding sequence ATGTTTACAGGGATTATTGAAGAGTTAGGAAAAGTAACAGCCTTAAGGAAAGATGATGTAAGTATGGAAATAACATTCCACTGCAACAAAATTTTATCTGATGCCAATTTGGGCGATAGCATTTCTGTAAATGGCGTTTGTTTAACAATTACAAATTTCACTAAAAATGAAATGACGGTCGATGTTATGCCTGAAACAGTTAAAGCAACCAACATTCACAAACTTAAAATTGGGGACTATGTGAATTTGGAAAGAGCTATGGCAGCAAATGGTAGATTTGGTGGACATATTGTTGCTGGTCATGTTGACGGTGTTGGAATTATAAGGAGTATTAAACCTGTTGCAAATGCAGTCTATATTGAAATCGAAGCATCAAAAGATCTTACTGAGAACTGCATTCCTAAAGGTTCTATTACGATTGACGGGACTAGTTTAACTCTTTTTAAGGTTTCCGAACAAAGCCTCACTATATCATTAATTCCCCACACGTATACCGAAACAATATTGGGCAAGAAAAAAGTAGGGGATCAAGTAAATATTGAGACAGATCTGTTAGGGAAGTATGTATTACATCATTTAGGAAATATAGATAAAAAATCAAATATCACAATCGATTTTTTAAGAAAAAATGGATTCTGA